The Castor canadensis chromosome 8, mCasCan1.hap1v2, whole genome shotgun sequence genome contains a region encoding:
- the Elfn2 gene encoding protein phosphatase 1 regulatory subunit 29: MLRLGLCAAALLCVCRPGTVRADCWLIEGDKGYVWLAICSQNQPPYETIPQHINSTVHDLRLNENKLKAVLYSSLNRFGNLTDLNLTKNEISYIEDGAFLGQSSLQVLQLGYNRLSNLTEGMLRGMNRLQFLFVQHNLIEVVTPTAFSECPSLISIDLSSNRLSRLDGATFASLASLMVCELAGNPFNCECDLFGFLAWLVVFNNVTKNYDRLQCESPREFAGYPLLVPRPYHSLNAITVLQAKCRNGSLPARPVSHPTPYSTDVQREPDENSGFNPDEILSVEPPASSTTDASTGPAIKLHHVTFTSATLVVIIPHPYSKMYVLVQYNNSYFSDVVTLKNKKEIVTLDKLRAHTEYTFCVTSLRNSRRFNHTCLTFTTRDPVPGDLAPSTSTTTHYIMTILGCLFGMVIVLGAVYYCLRKRRMQEEKQKSVNVKKTILEMRYGADVDTGSIVHAAQKLGEPPVLPVARMSSIPSMIGEKLPTSKGLEAGLDTPKVATKGNYIEVRTGATGDGLARPEDDLPDLENGQGSAAEISTIAKEVDKVNQIINNCIDALKLDSASFLGGGSGSGDPELAFECQSLPAAAAAASAAAAPGALERPSFLSPPYKESSHHPLQRQLSADAAVTRKTCSVSSSGSIKSAKVFSLDVPDHPAAAGLAKGDSKYIEKGSPLNSPLDRLPLVPAGSGGGGGGGGGIHHLEVKPAYHCSEHRHSFPALYYEEGADSLSQRVSFLKPLTRSKRDSTYSQLSPRHYYSGYSSSPEYSSESTHKIWERFRPYKKHHREEVYMAAGHALRKKVQFAKDEDLHDILDYWKGVSAQQKL, from the coding sequence ATGCTGCGCTTGGGGCTGTGTGCAGCGGCACTGCTGTGTGTGTGCCGGCCGGGTACCGTGCGTGCCGACTGCTGGCTCATCGAGGGAGATAAGGGCTACGTGTGGCTGGCCATCTGCAGCCAGAACCAGCCACCCTACGAGACCATCCCACAGCACATCAACAGTACCGTGCATGACCTGCGGCTCAATGAGAATAAGCTGAAGGCTGTGCTCTACTCCTCGCTCAATCGCTTTGGGAACCTCACGGACCTCAACCTCACCAAGAACGAGATCTCCTACATTGAGGATGGCGCCTTCCTGGGCCAGTCGAGCCTGCAGGTCCTGCAGCTGGGTTACAACAGGCTCAGCAACCTGACGGAGGGCATGCTGCGTGGCATGAACCGCCTGCAGTTCCTCTTCGTCCAGCACAACCTCATCGAGGTGGTGACACCCACCGCCTTCTCTGAGTGCCCAAGCCTCATCAGTATAGACTTGTCCTCCAACCGGCTCAGTCGCCTCGATGGTGCCACCTTTGCCAGCCTGGCCAGCTTGATGGTGTGCGAGCTGGCTGGCAACCCCTTCAACTGCGAGTGCGATCTCTTTGGCTTCCTCGCCTGGCTCGTGGTCTTCAACAATGTCACCAAGAACTATGACCGTCTGCAGTGTGAGTCGCCGAGGGAATTTGCAGGCTACCCGCTGCTCGTGCCCCGGCCCTACCACAGCCTCAATGCCATCACTGTCCTGCAGGCCAAGTGCCGCAATGGCTCACTGCCCGCCCGGCCTGTGAGCCACCCCACGCCCTACTCCACCGATGTTCAGAGAGAACCTGATGAGAATTCGGGTTTCAACCCTGATGAGATCCTCTCCGTGGAGCCGCCGGCCTCGTCCACTACGGATGCGTCCACAGGACCCGCCATCAAACTGCACCATGTCACTTTCACCTCGGCCACGCTGGTGGTCATTATCCCGCACCCCTACAGCAAGATGTACGTCCTGGTACAGTACAACAACAGCTACTTCTCCGATGTCGTGACGCTCAAGAACAAGAAGGAGATCGTGACGCTGGACAAGCTGCGGGCGCACACTGAGTACACCTTCTGCGTGACCTCGCTTCGCAACAGCCGCCGCTTCAACCACACCTGCCTGACCTTCACCACGCGGGACCCCGTCCCTGGTGACCTGGCACCCagcacctccaccaccacccacTACATCATGACCATTCTGGGCTGCCTCTTCGGCATGGTCATTGTGCTGGGCGCCGTTTACTACTGCCTGCGCAAGCGGCGTATGCAGGAGGAGAAGCAGAAATCCGTCAACGTCAAGAAGACCATCCTGGAGATGCGCTACGGGGCCGATGTGGACACCGGCTCCATCGTGCATGCAGCCCAGAAGCTGGGCGAGCCCCCTGTGCTGCCTGTGGCTCGCATGTCCTCCATCCCGTCCATGATCGGGGAGAAGCTGCCTACCTCCAAGGGGCTGGAGGCTGGGCTGGACACGCCCAAGGTGGCCACCAAAGGCAACTATATCGAGGTGCGCACAGGTGCCACGGGGGATGGCCTGGCCCGGCCTGAGGATGACCTCCCAGACCTTGAGAATGGCCAGGGCTCGGCCGCTGAGATCTCCACCATCGCCAAAGAGGTGGACAAGGTCAATCAGATCATTAATAATTGCATCGATGCTCTCAAGCTGGACTCGGCCTCTTTCCTGGGAGGTGGCAGCGGCAGTGGGGATCCCGAGCTGGCCTTCGAGTGCCAGTCCCTCCCTGCGGCTGCTGCCGCCGCCTCAGCCGCTGCTGCTCCCGGAGCCCTGGAGCGGCCCAGCTTTCTGTCACCCCCCTACAAGGAGAGCTCCCATCACCCGCTGCAGCGCCAGCTGAGCGCCGATGCCGCCGTGACCCGTAAGACCTGCAGTGTGTCATCCAGCGGCTCCATCAAGAGCGCCAAGGTCTTCAGCCTGGACGTGCCTGACCACCCGGCTGCCGCAGGGCTGGCCAAGGGCGACTCCAAGTACATCGAGAAGGGCAGTCCCCTCAATAGCCCGCTGGACCGGCTCCCGCTGGTGCCAGCGGGCAGCGGAGGGGGCGGCGGTGGGGGCGGGGGCATCCATCACCTGGAGGTGAAGCCGGCCTACCACTGCAGCGAGCACCGGCACAGCTTCCCTGCCCTCTACTACGAGGAGGGTGCCGACAGCCTGAGCCAGCGCGTGTCCTTCCTCAAGCCGCTGACCCGCTCCAAGCGTGACTCCACCTACTCACAGCTCTCCCCCAGACACTACTACTCGGGGTACTCCTCCAGCCCCGAGTACTCGTCTGAGAGCACACACAAGATCTGGGAGCGCTTCCGGCCCTACAAGAAGCACCACCGTGAGGAGGTGTACATGGCCGCTGGTCATGCCCTGCGCAAGAAGGTCCAGTTCGCCAAGGACGAGGACCTGCATGACATCCTCGATTACTGGAAGGGGGTCTCGGCCCAGCAGAAGCTGTga